The Rhabdothermincola salaria genome segment TCCCGGTTCGGTGGCGGCCGCCCCGTCCCTCAGCCGAGGGCCGCGGCGGCGAGGATCACTCGCTGTCGCCCTCGGACTCGGACTCGTCCGACGCCTCGGCCCCTTCGGCGCCCTCGGCCTCGTAGCCCGTGCCCTCCTCGTCGAAGGCGGCGTCGCTGGGATCGACGCCGGCATCGATGAGGGTGGTGAAGCGGGTGCCCACGCCGACGACGACGGGGGCCTCCGGGTCGAGATCGGTGGAGACGCCCCGGGGCAGCTCCACGTCGGCGACGGTGATGACCCCACCGATGGTGAGGTCGGTGACGTCGATCTCGAACTGGGTCGGGATGTCGGCCGGCTTGGCGTTGACCGTGAAGGTCTTGAGGGTCTGGTCGACGATGCCGCGACGGTCCTCGACGTCCTTGGCGAAGCCGGTGAGGAGGATGGGCACGTCGACGGAGGTCTCGGCGTCGCGGTCGAGGCGGAGGAAGTCGACGTGTAGGACGTCGCGCCGCACCGGGTCGCGCTGCATGTCCTTGACCAGGGTGAGCTCGGTCTCGCCGTCGATCTCGAGGTCGATGAGGGCGTTGAGGCCGGCATCGGTGGTGAGCACCCGGCGCAGCTCGGTCCACTCCACGGCGACGGCGACGGCGTCACGCCCCAGCCCGTAGACGACGCCGGGGACCTTGCCCTCGTTGCGGAGACGGCCGGACGTGCGCGAGCCGAGCTCGCGACCGGTGGTGGCGGTGAGGGTGAGTTCCATGGTCTGTCAGGTGCTCCTGGGGCGGCGGCCGGTGCGCGCGCCGGCGGGTGGCGGAAGAACGGCAGGCAATCCTACCGGGGGCCGGCCGAACCCGGGAAATCCTCCGGCGACCGTGCCCGCGGGCCGAGGGCGTGCCGCCCCCGAGGTCAGGACTGGTTGGCTCCCCCGAAGATCTCCGAGACGGAGGTGTCCTCGAAGACGGCGTCGATCGCGTCGGCAATCACGCTGGCCACGGACAGCACCTCGATCTTGTCGAGCTGCTTCTCCGACGGCAGGGGCAGGGTGTTGGTGACGATGACGCGGGTGATCACCGAGTTCTTGAGCCGGTCGATGGCCGGGCCCGAGAGCACCCCGTGGGTGCAGGCGGCGTGGACCTCGGCGGCACCGTGCTCCATGAGCTGCTCGGCGGCGGCGACGATGGTGCCGCCGGTGTCGATCATGTCGTCGATGAGCACGCACGTGCGCCCCTGCACCTCGCCCACGACGTCGCGGGCCTCGACCGCGTTCTTCTGTCCCTTCACCCGGCGCTTGTGCACGATGGCGAGGTCGGCGTGCAAGGAGTTGGCGTAGCGCTCGGCCACCTTCACCCGGCCGGCGTCCGGCGACACCACCACCAGGTCGTCGCCCAGGCTGCGCATGTGCTCGACGAGCACGGGCATGGCGGTGAGGTGGTCGACGGGGCCGTCGAAGAAGCCCTGGATCTGCCCCGAGTGCAGGTCGACGCTGATGAGGCGCTTGGCGCCGGCCGACTTGAACATGTTGGCGACGAGCTTGGCGGTGATCGGCTCTCGTCCCTCGGACTTGCGGTCCTGGCGGCCGTATCCGTAGAAGGGCGCGACTGCAGTGATCCGCTTGGCCGAGGCCCGCTGGGCGGCATCGACCATGATCAGCTGCTCCATGAGGGCGTCGTTCACCGACATGGTGTCGGTGCCGACGTGGCTCTGGATGATGAACACGTCGGTGCCCCGCACGGACTCACCGAAGCGGCAGTGCAGCTCGCCGTTGGCGAAGCGACCCAGGTTGGCGTCACCGAGCTCCACCCCCAGCTGCTCGGCGATCTCGGTCGCCAGAGGGAGATTCGCCCGCCCCGACACGAGGTGCAGGCGCTTCTTGGTGACCAACTCCATGTGCTTCCCCTGGGGTGGGTGGCGGATGCCCCGGCGCTACTGGGCCGGGTCGGCGAGAGTCGCAGTGTAGAACGGCCCCGTGCGCACGCCGTCGGGCACCCGGCTGCCCGCATCCAGGGCGGCGAAGGGACCGACCACGGTGCCCTCACCGATCTCGGCGTCTCGCCCGACGGTGTGCTCGACCACCGAGGCGGCGCCCACGACGCAGTCGACGAGGCGGGTGTCGGGGCCGATCTCGGCCCCCGAGCCGATGACGCACCGTCCTTGCAGCATGGTGCCGGGGAACAAGGTGACGTCGGTGGCCAGCTCGACGGTGGCGTCGACGTAGGTGCGCTCGGGATCGAGCATGGTGACCCCCTTGCGCAGCCAGGCCTCGTTGGTGCGCCGGCGCAGCTCGGCCTCGGCCGTCGAGAGCTGGACGCGGTCGTTCACCCCCTGGGTGTCGGCTGCGTCGTCGGCCGCGACGGCGGCGACCTGGTAGCCGGCGGCGGCGAGGACCCCGACCACGTCGGTGAGGTAGTACTCGCCCTGGACGTTCTCGGGGCTGAGCCGGCGCAGGGCCGGGGCCAACAGGCTGGCCCGGAAGCAATAGATCGAGGTGTTGACCTCGTCGATGGCCAGCTCTTCGTCGGTGGCGTCGGCCTGCTCGACGACGCGCTCGACGCGATCGTCGCGACCTCGCACCACCCGGCCGTACCCGGTGGGGTCGGCCATGTGGGCCGTGAGCATGGTGCAGGCGGCGTCGCTGGCCCGGTGGGCCTCGACGAGGGCGGTGATGGTGGAGGCCCGCAGCAGCGGGGTGTCGCCGGGGAGGACCAGCAGGTCGGCGTCGCTCTCGTCGAGGTCCTCGGCCGGGAAGGCGGTGAGGGCGACGCTCACCGCGTCGCCGGTGCCGCGCTGCACGTGCTGCTCCACGAACTCCAACGGGACGTGGGGGGCGGCGTCGACGAGCTTCTTGGTGACCCGCTCGGCACCGTGGCCCACCACCACCACCGCCCGGCGCACGTCGCAGTCGACCAGCGAATCGAGGACGTAGAGCACCATGGCCCGCCCGCACAGCAGGTGCAGGGGCTTGGGGCGGCTCGACCGCATGCGGGTGCCTTCGCCGGCGGCGAGCACGATGGCTGACAAGGGGCGGTCCATGGCCCCTTTCTATCGCCACCCCCCGTCGGGTGACAGCAGGGCCGGTGGTACCGTCGGGGGCACCTTTCGGGGGTGGTGTAATAGGTAACACGCCAGGTTTTGGTCCTGGTCTTCGGGGTTCGAGTCCCTGCCCCCGAGCTGGTCGCTCGTTTCGCAACCTCGTCACGGTCCCGGTAGAGTCCTCGCCGCCATGGGTTCTCTGATCAAGAAGCGTCGCAAGCGAATGCGCAAGAAGAAGCACAAGAAGATGCTGAAGCGCACTCGTTTCCAACGCCGAGCAGCCGGCAAGTAGCCCCCGTTCGCGGGGGCCGGACCGGCCCACCGTCACGTCCATCTCTCACCCACCCGGCCCTTTCGGCGCCGGGTGGGTCCGCGTCCGGGACCCCTTCCCCGCACCCGCCGCCGGCCCTCGGTGGCCGGAGTGATGCCGCAGGGCTCAGACGGTGTGGACCACCACGCGACCGTCGCCGGGGTGGTCCCCGTCGACGAACCAGGTCGAGCCCGACCCGGCCAAACGGGGCCGCTGCCCGGTGACCTCGGCCAAGCGTTCACGCCACGCCGCGAGACGGGGCTCGACGACGAGGGCGGCGGGCTCGAGGTCGTTGCCGTGCTCGCCCCGGGGACCACCGAGGTCGTCCCAGGCCCGGTAGACCGCCGGGGTGGAGCAGCCGAACGGCGGGGTCCACAAGGTGAGGGTGCGGACCTCGACCGGGAGCGGTTCGACGACTTCGCCGATGCCGCGGACCCGTGCCCGTCCGCCCACCAGGCAGAACGGCACGTCGGCACCGAGATCGGCCGCGGCCTCGAGGTCGTCGAAGCGGGCCCAGCGCAGCACGGCCGCGGCGTCGGCCGACCCCCCACCCAGCCCGGCGCCGGCAGGGATGCGCTTGTGCAGCCGCACGTGGGCCCGACGTCCGACCAGCGCCAGCGCCCGGCGCACCAGGTTGTCGTCGTCCGCCTCCACCTCGTGGGCAGCGCCGGACGATCCGTCGACGATGTCCAGGCCGTCGCCCTCGGCCACCTCGAGCGTGTCGCACAGGTCGAGGGTGACCATCTCGGCGTCGAGGAGGTGGAACCCGTCGTCACGCCGGCCCGTGACCCGCAGGGACAACGTGAGCTTGGCCGGGGCGGTCAGCGTGACGGGCAGGGTCGGGGCGTGCTCGGACATCTCGGTCAGCCTGGCACGGGCGCCGGTCCCACCACGTCGGCCAGCGCGCCCCACTGCTCGATGCCGAGCTGCTCGGGCCGCTCGTCGGGGGCCACGCCCGCGGCGGCGAACATCTCGGATGTCACCCATCCCGACAGCGACCGGCGCAGCATCTTGCGTCGCTGCCCGAAGGCCTTTCGCACGAGCGCGAAGAGCACGTCGCGATCGGCGTCCACCGCCGGGCGGGGACGACGGCGGATGCGCACGAGCACGGACTCGACCTTGGGCTGGGGCACGAAGACCGTGGGCGGCACCCGTCCGACGACCTCAGCGGTGGCCCACAGGGCCACCTTCACCGACGGGATGCCGTAGGCGCCGCCACCGGGACCGGCGGCCAGGCGCTCCCCCACCTCCCGCTGGACCATCACCAACATCGTCTCGATGGCGGGGACGTCGTCGAGCAGCTGCAGCACGATCGTGGTGCCCACGTTGTAAGGGAGGTTGGCCACGAGGGTCCACGCCGGAGCCGACGCCAGCAGCTCGGACCAGTCGACGGCGAGCGCGTCGCCCTGGACCACCCGCACCCCGAGGGGCACGACGACCTCCTCGAGCACCGGGAGGAGGTGCCGGTCGAGCTCGACCGCGGTCACCGTGGCCCCGGTCTCGGCCAGAGCCGTGGTGAGCGACCCCACGCCGGGACCCACCTCCACCACCGAGTCGCCGGGACCGACCTCGGCCAGCCGGGCGATGCGCCGCACGGTGTTGGGATCGACCACGAAGTTCTGGCCGAGCGCCCGGCTCGGGGCCAGGCCGTGGCGCTCCAAGAGCTCGACCACCTGCGTGCGGGTGAGGGTCACCGTGTCAGCCTCGCCCATCGCCGGTCACCGGGCGAGTCGAGGTCCCGACCGCCGCCGCCACTGGCGAACCCGGCCGGCGGAACACCAGTTGGCAGCCCGGCCGGGCCGGGCTGTCGGCGAGGGCTACAGCAGGCCGAGGAGGCGAGCGCAGCCCGGCCAGGCACCCCAGCCCTGCTGGGCACGGAGGCGTTCGGCCGCGGCGATCTGCTCGGCTCGGCTGGCCTGGTGGGGCATGGCGGCGAAGTCCGTGCCCCCCACGTAGCGCCAGCTCTGCATCGTGAACTGCAGGCCGCCGTAGAAGCCGTTGCCCGAGTTCATCGACCAGTTGCCCGAACTCTCGCACTGGGCCAGCTGGTCCCAGATGGCGCCGTTGGACACCGGGGGCGCCGGTGCCGCCGTGGTGGGCGGAGGAGGCGGGGCGGTCGTGGGGGGCGGAGGAGGCGGGGGCGGGGGCGGAGGAGGAGGCGCCGTGGTGGTGGTCGTGGTCTGCGGGGCCGCGGTGGTGGAGGGCGCCGCCGTGGTCGTTGTCTCGATCGTCTCGACCGGGGCCGGCTCGGCCGTCGTGGGCACTGTCGTGTCCGGCGCAGCGGTGGTGGAGGGCGCCTCGGCCACCACCAGGCTGGGCTGGGGGGCGTCGGTGGTGACCACCGCGACCTCCGAGTCGGCCGAGGCCACCCCACCGATGATCTCGAGCGCCAGGATCGGAAGGCAGACCAGCGTCACCACCAATGCGAGGACCATTCGACGCTGCGGGGGGCTCGACGTGGTGGACAGCGTGCTCTTCTCTCACTGGGCGACAGGCCGGCTGCGCACAGCGGGGCCACGCCGAGCGCATCAACGCTCACCGTCACTCCGCCCGGAGCCGTCTCCGACCCTAGGCAGCCTGCAACGCGATCGCAACTTCTGTCACCTGGCTGTCAGACACGACACGGGGCCGACATCGACGTCGCCCCTCACGGCCCGTGGGGCCGGGAAGCGGGGCGCGCCGGGCGGCCCCCGCCGGCGTCAGGAGCCGTCGGCGCCGAGGTGGTAGACCCGCTCGGCGTTGGCCCACGTGGCCTCGGCCACGGCCGCAGTCGCGACGCCGCGGGCCGCGGCCACGGCCTCTCCGACGAGGGGCACCAGCGCCGGCCGGTTGGGACGGCCCCGGTGGGGCACCGGGGCCAGGTAGGGCGAGTCGGTCTCGACGAGGAGGCGGTCGAGCGGGCACAGCACCGCCGCCTCGCGCACCTCGGGCGCACCTTTGAAGGTGACGATGCCGCTGAACGACAGGTGGGCGCCGAGGTCGAGGCAGCGCCGGGCCTCGTCGGGGCCTCCGGTGAAGCAGTGGATGACCGTCCGTTCGGGCAGGCCCTCGGCCTCGAGGACGGCGAACGTGTCGGCCCATGCCTCACGGGTGTGCACGACGAGGGCCAGGTCGTGGGCGTGAGCCAACGCGACCTGGGCGGCGAAGACCGCCCGCTGGGTGTCCCGGGGTGAGTGGTCGTAGTGGTAGTCGAGCCCGCACTCCCCCACGGCCACCACCTCCGGCTCGGCCAGGAGGGCTTCGATGCCGTCGAGCCCCTGCGAGGCGTCGTGGGGGTGCACACCGGCGGTGGCCCACACCCCGTCGTGGGCCCGGGCCGACGCGATGGCGCCACGGGAGCCGTCCAGGTCGGTGCCCACGGTGATCAACCGCTCGACGCCCGCGGCTCGGGCCTCGCCGACCTGCTCGGCCGCGCCGGCACCCCCGTCGGCGCCGAGGGCCAGGTGGCAGTGGTCGTCGGTCCAGCGCAGCCCGCCGGTGGCGAGCGTCGGGTCGTCGCCGGGCACGCCGTTCAACCCGCGGCCGGGGCCTGGATGCGCGGGAACAGCCCGGCGCCCTTCTCGACGGCCAGGCCCCCCGGGTAGGCACCCCACGCCGCGGCCTCGGGGAGGCGCTGGTCGCAGGGTGTGCCCTCGAGCCCGATGCGCTGCCACACCTGCTCGCAGGCGCGGGGGACGGCAGGCGAGGCCAGCACGGCCACGATGCGCAGCACCTCGAGGGCGTCGCCCATGACGGCGTCGACCTGCGGGCCGGGCTCCATCTTCCAGGGCTCGTTGGCCTCGAGGTGGGCGTTGGCGGCGCCGATGAGGCGCCAGGTGGCCTCGAGCGCCACGCTCGGAGCGATGGCCTGCCAACCGGCGGCCGTGGCCTCGTAGGCCTCGGCCACCACGTCGGCGAGCGGCGAGGTGGGCGAGGGAGCCGGACCGATCCCACCGCACTTCTTGGTGACCACCGTGGCCACCCGGGCCAGCAGGTTGCCGAGGTTGTTGGCCAGATCGGTGTTGTACCGGGTGACCATCTGCTCGTAGGAGAAGTCGCCGTCGGGGCCGAACGGGGTGTCGCGCAGGAAGTGGTACCGGAATCCGTCGACGCCGAAGTCGGCCACCAGGTCGGCCGGGAAGATCTGGTTGAGTCGCGTCTTCGACATCTTCTCGCCGCCGACGAGCAGGAAGCCGTGCACGGCCAGCTTCTTGGGCGGTTCGATGCCGGCGGCCAGGCACATCGCCGGCCAGTACACGCAGTGGAAGCGCAGGATGTCCTTGCCGAGGAGGTGGTGCACCTCGGGCCACCACTGGGCGAAGCGCTCGCTGTCCGAGCCGTAGCCCACGGCCGTGGCGTAGTTGATGAGGGCGTCGTACCAGACGTAGAAGACGTGGCCCTCGTCCCAGGGCACGGGCACGCCCCAGTCGATCGAGGTCCGCGACACCGAGACGTCCTCGAGTCCTTGGCGGATGAGGCCCAGGGCCTCGTTGCGCTTGCCCTCGGGCTGCACGGCGTCGGGGTTGGCCTCGTACCAGTCGAGCAGGGGCTGGGTGAACTTCGACAGCTCGAAGAACCAGTTGTCCTCCTCGAGCCACTCGACCGGACGGCCGTGGATGGGGCAGTTGCCGTCGACCAGGTCGGCTTCGGTGTAATAGGCCTCGCAGGCCACGCAGTACAGCCCGGCGTAGGTGCCCTTGCGGATCCAGCCGTTGTCGAAGATGGCCTGCATGAACGCCTGCACCGACACCGTGTGACGGTCCTCGGTGGTGCGGATGAAGTCGTCGTTGGTGATGTCGAGAAGCTCCCAGACCTCGCGGAAGCGGGCGCTGGTGCGGTCGGCCTGCTCCTGGGGGGTGATCCCGTTGGCCTCGGCCGAGCGGGCCACCTTGAGCCCGTGCTCGTCGGTGCCGGTGAGGAACGTCACCTCCTCGCCCAGCAGGCGGTGCCAGCGGGCGAGGGCGTCGGCCGTGACCGTGGTGTAGGCGTGGCCGATGTGGGGGACGTCGTTGACGTAATAGATCGGCGTGGTCACGTAGAAGCGTTCAGGCACGCCTGCCAGGCTACGAGGCGCCGGCAACACCGACGAAACGGTTCGGTGAGCGACGTCTCCGGGCGAAGGGGCCGGGACGCGCGTCGCGGATCGTGCTCTCCGGCCCCGCCGAGTGTGACGCGTGGCCCTTGTCACAGGACGCCCCGACCCGGACAGTGAGGGCACGGCGAGGAGGTCGTGATGCGTGCGCTGCAGATCCAGTCCTGGCAGTCGGACCCGGTGCTGACCGAGGTCCCTGAGCCCGATCCCGGTCCGGGGGAGGTGGTGGTGCGCATCGGTGGCTCCGGCGCCTGCCACTCCGACCTGCACCTCCTGCACGACTTCACCGAGGGCATGGTGCCGTGGGACCCGCCCTTCACCCTCGGTCACGAGAACGCCGGCTGGGTCCACGCCCTGGGCCGGGGCGTGTCCGACCTCGAGGTCGGAGAGCCGGTCGCGGTGTACGGGCCATGGGGTTGCGGACGCTGCCCACGCTGCCGGGTCGGGATGGAGAACTACTGCGAGCGGGCGGCCGAGATCGGCGTGGCGGGTGGCGGGCTCGGGCGAGACGGGGGGATGGCCCCACTGATGCTGGTCCCCTCGTCGCGCCTCCTCGTTCCCCTCGGCGACCTCGACCCGGTGGAGGCCGCTCCCCTCACCGACGCCGCCCTGACGCCGTATCACGCCATCAAGCGGTCGGCGGCGCTGCTCGGACCGGGCAGCACGACCGTGGTGATCGGCATCGGCGGGCTCGGCCACATGGGGGTCCAGCTCCTCGCCGCGACGACGCCCACCAGGATCATCGCCGTCGACACGCGTGACGACGCGCTCGCCCTGGCCCGCCGGGCCGGGGCGGAGACCGCGGTGGCGGCCGGCGACGACGCCCCGGCGGCGATCCTCGACGCCACCGCCGGACTCGGCGCCGACGTGGTCATCGACATGGTGGGCAGCGACGAGAGCCTGGCGCTGGCCACCACGGTGGCCCGCTCCTACTCCCACATCACGGTCGTCGGCATCGGCGGCGGGAACTTCTCGTTCGGGTTCTTCTCGGTGCCCTACGAGTGCTCGGTGGCGACCACGTACTGGGGCTCGCTCCCCGAGCTACTGGAGGTCGTCGAGCTGGCCCGCCGGGGATCGATCCGCGCCGAGGTGACCCGGGTCGACCTGGAGGGCGCCGCGGGCGCCTACGAGGACCTCGCGCACGGTCGCGTGGCCGGCCGCCTCGTGGTCGTGCCCGGCAGCTGAGCGCGGCGCGACCCCCGGGGCCGTCAGGCCGGCGCGACCGGCTCGGACGCACGGATGCCCAGTCCACGACGCACGGGCCCGGTGCCGTCGGCCCGAACCGGGTCAGGTCCGGGTGACGTCGGCCGATCGCTCGAGGGCCGGCAGCACGGCGGCCAGCGCATCGGTGAGCCCGGCGCGCGCGTCGGTGGTGCTGGCCCCCAGCACCTCGTCGAGGCCGACGGCCAGCTCGTCCAGCAGCTGCGCCGCCGTGGTCCGACCCTGCGTGGTGAGGGTGACCACCACTCCCCGGGCATCGCTGGTGTCCTCCGCTCGACGCACGAGCTCGCGAGCCACCAGGCGGTTGACGGTCTTGGTCATGCCGCTGGTGGTCTGCACCACGGTGCGGGCCAGCTCGGTGGGCGACTGGCCGCGCTCGGGCGGCGCCAAGAGCAGCGCCGTGAGCACCGAGAACTCGGAGCGTTCGAGCCCGGTGGGACGCAGGAGCACCTGGAGGTGGCGCTCGACCAGGCGTCCGAAGCGCATGGCCCGCAAGGCGAGCACGACACGGTCGAGGTCGTCGGGAGCGACGAGGTCGCGCAGCGCCCGCACCAGTCCGGGCTGGTCGGGGCCATCGGCGGCGGTCATCCCGCCGGTGTGCTCGTCGTCGGCTGCCACCCCGTCATGATCACACGGCCCGCGTGGTGGATCGCCCGACGAGGGGCCCGACCCCCGATGGGAGCGAGCCGACGTCGAGCAGTCGAGGCCGCATCCCGAGGCGAACCCTTCGTCGACGCCTCGTCCGTCGACGCCCCGACCCGGGACGACGGCCGATCCGGGACGACGGGTGACCCGGAGGCCGGGCGACCCTCGACTACTTGAGGCGCAACGACGCCGGGCGGGTCGGGGCCCGACGGTCGTCGTCGCCGACCGCCCGGTCGAGCGTCGGCGCCTCGAGGTACCGCGTATCGATCGAGGTCGGCGCCTCATCGGCGCCCTCGGCACGAGACGGGGTGAGGCCGTCGGTGGCCGGCGCCACCGACAGAGGCGTGACCGCCTCGAGACCCCGTTCGGTGCGAAGGCGCTCGATGTGGGCCAGGGTCCGCTCGAGCTGGTTGGTGCGGGTGCCGGCCAGGGCGTCGTAGGTCTTGGCCGCAGTGGCCATCTGGCTGCCCAGCTTGGCGAAGCTCTCGGAGTACTTGGTCCACTCCTTCTCGAACGAGGCGAGGCAGGCCAGGATCTCGTCGCTGGTGCGCTCGAGGCGGAACTGCTCGACGGCCTGGCGCACCACGGCCAGCACCGCGAACAGGGTCGACGGGGAGCAGATGACCACCTTCTGGCCGATGGCGTGGTCGACCAGCCCCGGATCGCGCTCGTGGACGAAGGCGAAGATGGCCTCGTTGGGGATGAACAGCACCACGTGGTCGACGGTGGTCTCGGCGTCGATGTAGGAGCGGGTGGTGATCTCGCGGATGCGGGCCTTGACGTCGGACAGGAACTTGGCCTCGTAGGACTCGCGCTCGGTGTCGGAGTCGGCTTCGAGGGCCCGCAGGTAGTTGTCGAACGGGAACTTGACGTCCATGTGCAGCTCACGACCACCGGGCAGGGGGAAGGTGAGGTCGGGGATGGTGCCCCCGGCGATGGCCGTCTGCTTTCGGTAGTTGATGCCCTCGACGAACCCGGCGACGCGCAGCACGTCCTCGGCCATGCGCTCGCCCCACTGGCCGCGGGCCTTGGTGCTGGCCAGGGCCTGGCGGAGGGCGTCGGTGGTGCCGGTGAGAGCGGTGGTGGACCGCACCGCCTCCGCCAGCCCCTGCTCGAGGCGACCCTGCTGCTCGGCCCGCTCGCGCCGCAGGTCGCCGACCAGCTCGGCCATCTGGGTGAGCTGGCGGCGGGCCTCGGCGAGCTCGCGCCCGACGACGTTGCGGTCCTCCTCGAGGGCGGTGGAGATGGCGGCCTGGCGCTGGGCGAGGGCGCGGTCGGCCACCTCGACCCGGCTGCCGAGCTGCTCGCCGGCGACGCTCACGACCGACTCCACCGCCGCCTGCACGGTGGCCACCTGCTCGGCGCGCAGCGCGGCCACGGTGGCCGCCACCAGCTCCTCGGTGACGGGCTGCTCCGGCACGGCCGGGGCGGGCGGCGACCGGCGTGCGAGCACGACCACGAGCGCCACGGCGCAACCGACGGCGACCACGAGTGAGGCAACGGCGAGCAAGACCATGTGTTCGATTGTGCGCAGGGGGTGTGACAGTGGTCGCGGACCCTCGGCGCCGATCGGGACCGACCGGGTCGTCGGCCCACCGGTGGGTGGCTCAGGCCTCGAGCGCCAGCGCGTAGACGTGGCGCTTGGACAGCCCCAAGGTGCCGGCCACCTCCGCGGCCGCGTCGCGGGTGGACAGGCCCCGCTGGCGGGCGTGGGCCACCGCCTCACGGACCTGGTCGTCGGACGGGGGCCCCGGGTCCGGCGCACCGTCGAGCACGACCACGTACTCTCCGCGAGGCTCGGTGTCGGTGCAGTGCTCGACCGCGGCGGCGAGGGGCCCCCGCCACACCTCCTCGTGGAGCTTGGTGAGTTCGCGGGCCAGCACCACCCGACGGGTGGGCCCACAGACCTCCACCAGGTCGACGAGCGTGCGCGAGAGGCGGTGCGGAGCTTCGTAGAGCACCACCGTGCGGGGCTCCGCAGCCACGGCCGCCAGGCGTTCCCGGCGCCCCGAGCCCTTGCGGGGCAGGAAGCCCTCGAACACGAACCGGCCGGCGGGCAGCCCGCTGGCGACCAGGCCGGCGATGGCCGCCGACGGTCCGGGCACCACCTCGACGCGGTGCCCGGCGGCCGAGGCGGCGGCGACCAGCCGTTCGCCCGGGTCGGAGATGCCGGGCATCCCGGCGTCGCTCACCAGCGCCACCCGCTGGCCCCGGTCCAGCCGGCTCAGGACCTCGCCCACGGCCCGAGGCTCGGTGTGGTCGTTGACCACGAGCAACGACGGGGCCCGGACACCGACGTGGGCCAGCAGGCGCCCCGTGCGACGGGTGTCCTCACAGGCCACCACGTCGGCCCGGCCCAGCTCCTCGATGGCCCGGGGGGTGAGGTCCCCGAGGTTGCCGATGGGCGTGCCGACGAGCACGAGGGCGCCGGTCATCGGATCTCGAAGCGGTCGCCCACCTCGATGCCCCACGAGGCCAGGCAGCCGGCTTCGCACTCGAGGATGCTGCGAGCCTTCCAGACCAC includes the following:
- a CDS encoding 50S ribosomal protein L25, producing the protein MELTLTATTGRELGSRTSGRLRNEGKVPGVVYGLGRDAVAVAVEWTELRRVLTTDAGLNALIDLEIDGETELTLVKDMQRDPVRRDVLHVDFLRLDRDAETSVDVPILLTGFAKDVEDRRGIVDQTLKTFTVNAKPADIPTQFEIDVTDLTIGGVITVADVELPRGVSTDLDPEAPVVVGVGTRFTTLIDAGVDPSDAAFDEEGTGYEAEGAEGAEASDESESEGDSE
- a CDS encoding ribose-phosphate diphosphokinase → MELVTKKRLHLVSGRANLPLATEIAEQLGVELGDANLGRFANGELHCRFGESVRGTDVFIIQSHVGTDTMSVNDALMEQLIMVDAAQRASAKRITAVAPFYGYGRQDRKSEGREPITAKLVANMFKSAGAKRLISVDLHSGQIQGFFDGPVDHLTAMPVLVEHMRSLGDDLVVVSPDAGRVKVAERYANSLHADLAIVHKRRVKGQKNAVEARDVVGEVQGRTCVLIDDMIDTGGTIVAAAEQLMEHGAAEVHAACTHGVLSGPAIDRLKNSVITRVIVTNTLPLPSEKQLDKIEVLSVASVIADAIDAVFEDTSVSEIFGGANQS
- a CDS encoding bifunctional UDP-N-acetylglucosamine diphosphorylase/glucosamine-1-phosphate N-acetyltransferase GlmU, with the translated sequence MDRPLSAIVLAAGEGTRMRSSRPKPLHLLCGRAMVLYVLDSLVDCDVRRAVVVVGHGAERVTKKLVDAAPHVPLEFVEQHVQRGTGDAVSVALTAFPAEDLDESDADLLVLPGDTPLLRASTITALVEAHRASDAACTMLTAHMADPTGYGRVVRGRDDRVERVVEQADATDEELAIDEVNTSIYCFRASLLAPALRRLSPENVQGEYYLTDVVGVLAAAGYQVAAVAADDAADTQGVNDRVQLSTAEAELRRRTNEAWLRKGVTMLDPERTYVDATVELATDVTLFPGTMLQGRCVIGSGAEIGPDTRLVDCVVGAASVVEHTVGRDAEIGEGTVVGPFAALDAGSRVPDGVRTGPFYTATLADPAQ
- a CDS encoding 30S ribosomal protein bS22, whose translation is MGSLIKKRRKRMRKKKHKKMLKRTRFQRRAAGK
- a CDS encoding 4-(cytidine 5'-diphospho)-2-C-methyl-D-erythritol kinase produces the protein MSEHAPTLPVTLTAPAKLTLSLRVTGRRDDGFHLLDAEMVTLDLCDTLEVAEGDGLDIVDGSSGAAHEVEADDDNLVRRALALVGRRAHVRLHKRIPAGAGLGGGSADAAAVLRWARFDDLEAAADLGADVPFCLVGGRARVRGIGEVVEPLPVEVRTLTLWTPPFGCSTPAVYRAWDDLGGPRGEHGNDLEPAALVVEPRLAAWRERLAEVTGQRPRLAGSGSTWFVDGDHPGDGRVVVHTV
- the rsmA gene encoding 16S rRNA (adenine(1518)-N(6)/adenine(1519)-N(6))-dimethyltransferase RsmA is translated as MGEADTVTLTRTQVVELLERHGLAPSRALGQNFVVDPNTVRRIARLAEVGPGDSVVEVGPGVGSLTTALAETGATVTAVELDRHLLPVLEEVVVPLGVRVVQGDALAVDWSELLASAPAWTLVANLPYNVGTTIVLQLLDDVPAIETMLVMVQREVGERLAAGPGGGAYGIPSVKVALWATAEVVGRVPPTVFVPQPKVESVLVRIRRRPRPAVDADRDVLFALVRKAFGQRRKMLRRSLSGWVTSEMFAAAGVAPDERPEQLGIEQWGALADVVGPAPVPG
- a CDS encoding transglycosylase family protein — translated: MVLALVVTLVCLPILALEIIGGVASADSEVAVVTTDAPQPSLVVAEAPSTTAAPDTTVPTTAEPAPVETIETTTTAAPSTTAAPQTTTTTTAPPPPPPPPPPPPPTTAPPPPPTTAAPAPPVSNGAIWDQLAQCESSGNWSMNSGNGFYGGLQFTMQSWRYVGGTDFAAMPHQASRAEQIAAAERLRAQQGWGAWPGCARLLGLL
- a CDS encoding TatD family hydrolase, with product MPGDDPTLATGGLRWTDDHCHLALGADGGAGAAEQVGEARAAGVERLITVGTDLDGSRGAIASARAHDGVWATAGVHPHDASQGLDGIEALLAEPEVVAVGECGLDYHYDHSPRDTQRAVFAAQVALAHAHDLALVVHTREAWADTFAVLEAEGLPERTVIHCFTGGPDEARRCLDLGAHLSFSGIVTFKGAPEVREAAVLCPLDRLLVETDSPYLAPVPHRGRPNRPALVPLVGEAVAAARGVATAAVAEATWANAERVYHLGADGS
- the metG gene encoding methionine--tRNA ligase, encoding MPERFYVTTPIYYVNDVPHIGHAYTTVTADALARWHRLLGEEVTFLTGTDEHGLKVARSAEANGITPQEQADRTSARFREVWELLDITNDDFIRTTEDRHTVSVQAFMQAIFDNGWIRKGTYAGLYCVACEAYYTEADLVDGNCPIHGRPVEWLEEDNWFFELSKFTQPLLDWYEANPDAVQPEGKRNEALGLIRQGLEDVSVSRTSIDWGVPVPWDEGHVFYVWYDALINYATAVGYGSDSERFAQWWPEVHHLLGKDILRFHCVYWPAMCLAAGIEPPKKLAVHGFLLVGGEKMSKTRLNQIFPADLVADFGVDGFRYHFLRDTPFGPDGDFSYEQMVTRYNTDLANNLGNLLARVATVVTKKCGGIGPAPSPTSPLADVVAEAYEATAAGWQAIAPSVALEATWRLIGAANAHLEANEPWKMEPGPQVDAVMGDALEVLRIVAVLASPAVPRACEQVWQRIGLEGTPCDQRLPEAAAWGAYPGGLAVEKGAGLFPRIQAPAAG